A portion of the Polaribacter cellanae genome contains these proteins:
- a CDS encoding T9SS type A sorting domain-containing protein, with product MKNTFLLVFEFGGIQYLSKKSTKVICFFVILFFLSFNIQSQTIPSTGSSATTCGDCTPTGWLDTGGTPDISGRLVSGGEGSTGGGATWNSSPLPLPPTGHTTWISIRDVGPDYPEESVTAKIGGLIPNKFYTVTVYAMTSISNQDGGTGNNVYYAGTYMDKFDYQIDTNPRQTIIAISKESWSVAKTFFVGTPDINGEVSLTFFPRNDGGFTAANQNTQLLEEVNIAVEINAVDEVDTDKDGIPDTIDIDDDNDGILDTVETTVSGTYYNPLGDEDGDALPNYLDNRDDGTGDGSSTSYDDINGDGIPNIFDFDNDGIPNHLDLDADNDGIPDIIEAQSTTGYIPPSGIVGANGLDSAYEAGNDTTAANGLGGLNGTGLINFESTGNPDYLDLDSDGDGVSDTIEANITLTGNIGNNGLDSAYDNGDTYTDPNGSFDNTQLNNFPNTNGADSPDDVNWRDATVATGKDTDGDGIPDSVDIDDDNDGIIDTVECTTVNVAATNASAIQSQTGVVNSANALGSNNARAQLDQESDILTIDLGRIVPKNTIIEIESRVTGTINHIMKLQQSIATTTNSFTNPKIYNWIATNLEQNKQYKLVKDARYIRITLEVDAGAGNLEIDNVKYQGFTVACDTDGDGIPNIIDLDSDNDGIPDNIEAQSTLGYLAPSGSVGANGLYSIYENNDSAGATGLGGAGGTGIINTDSANDTIPDYLDTDSDNDGTLDRIEANNSISGVFGKNGLDKNYESADNYADANGTFDNSQGDNFPDADADVNSGGDVDYRDADSSFKDNDNDGIPDSVDLDDDNDGILDSVEGDETFCFNATLVSQTGVTNSANILGSPNGNFGEINTNGNVFTLDFGKIYPAGTQYRVVWKRSTVPTSGTAIMVLSESANNTTYTTHPNPPQSSQSAVFETDIVTSNIAFRYIRVTKSTPPSVVDFFVDAIGVNCTLDTDADGVPNYLDLDSDNDGIPDNIEAQTTVGYILPNGIFSTNGVDTAYTGGLTPEDTDGDTLKDYLENDSDNDGILDNIEANLVLSGIYGTNGLDNNYDNGDNYTDVNGSFDNSQANNFPDADGDVFSGGDVDYRDDTFTNDKDGDGISNQVDLDDDNDGILDALEIGSCTPTTAPYVWENLYQVTSPNGTLVTNGDDPISAATKNVNNVNVTLSRTSNVSSDSNYRVNDNITTNSSLNFHQRGIISGLSRTNFDFSDPVFGLSFTIYDINIDNAQTIDNVEIFITKQDGTRYLLQPADYSTVGKTFTFNTTTRNFTGSGTIGTTGTTTNLTINAIAAWIIKMQIVYKNSGTGTISGHQDIALGNLNFCTPLDSDSDGVFDYIDLDSDNDGIPDNFEAQSTASYIPPTGSFSSTGIDLAYGMGVTPQNTDATATTGADTIPDYLDLDSDGDGTFDILESGLTTITPNSSGRATGAVGSNGLLNTLDNGDTYNDVNGSFDNTVKDNFTDGDGDVNIGGDLDYRDIVIGVDTDKDGIPNADDIDDDNDGILDVDELAPFATTANITYQFTGTIDGSRDRNAPNNLNRDFVFGDNFGFSVTFNTAQPIRIKSVIGDQDNGRNAAVTVDGNTENVVTTAGNFKSVIQQSSSSTTHSVNFIGADISVTQIIIYDIYDNVIAKFDLGTSTPSPLESGFIAVNETLTPTTITYNAIPISADTDGDGVNNHLDIDADNDGIPDNIEAQSTVGYISPSGMGAGITDTNNNGLDDNYEVAQGGTDISTTPRNTDNDSGPVNPDYLDLDSDNDGIPDIQENGDSDNAISGNDSDGDGLDDNFEGSNINDGYDVNNEINTPSTDLPDVDSDVNTDDVDYRDDDVDPVSPDYTGNTLWLRADLDIVGGSNVSLWKDQTTKNLPTPINRVEFTQTDVNKRPNATTNLLNFNPTVTFTPANGDGLAYSGNLNPRTMYIVYNDISNTSWATPFTNDDADGIGHGHSNDTQIYNATYTPLAVRNGLEYVNGLATDFLTKDRPDTFEQQTRIYTANISNENRNYFVGNDRGYTNRVINGSVAEIILYSDAHSDARKQQVETYLAIKYGFTLNNSNSSSVTDGDYVLTGGSPKVWDYTANSTFHNDVAGIGRDDAMVLNQKQSKSVNSDAIITIGLTAISATNAANTNSFSSNKDFLVWGNNNGVINTTTETELICAPEKTIGRTWKIVENGSVGSTQVAVNKAIIDGALTTPNTIKVLKVADNASFTTNVNYVPLTSTTINLEAVYAANYNFNGVKYFTYSEINGIFWNGDANTWTGGNSATVTGGPSTNAADTNKVMVIDSQTSLTHAVLNENVEVECVWIKANSKLMVSNNRYLEFDEDFILDGEIKLIGDGQLIQTHSGLSNVQGSGKLYRDQEAVVPSVYRYHYWSSPVREYSLDTYRVGEVMKDGSTPTSASSTITNINWISLDQPGEPNRGLDGVPGVPGVTPIKISTFWIYTYLNGTSQADYVRKLETGTIERGQGYTMKSTGQNPQNFTFVGTPNDGSITFNINPGTTNLLGNPYPSALDATDFINTNINEIDGTLYFWEHTGEDKENPATTEGHNLTGYQGGYSQRNISMGIAANSVGSIPPLVYDWTNAVVSGSSITQTVDGITTTVTKSSGSINLLPNPLGVGGTLGNVIGDVGLSTSTYDVTFTFDKTVDVKSIFLFNNVVLPLTNPTVTITPNNGEAPINQLLSGVTGQEVNLNWEDLSGFTITTNNPYNLIIDNLKFARGNLPSLGDGVYHAPNRYIPVGQGFFVSASNTGGTVRFENSHRNYQDNNFASGGTFFFKSSSKKSHKKASQENSDLLPILKLGFNYDAGGGIKYHRQIGISFRKTNSFEYDNGYDSEIYDLHDTDFYWHFPNYSDKKLIIAGISEIKNSLEVPLNIVLGSNSPFEIQIDEAKNINRDVYLLDKLTNTYYEISPETTELNIGSGTYTDRFYITFSKQNVLNTEDVNLLNKELTIFMDNTSKEVVIQNNKLLKIKKVALFNVLGQKVREWKNIDNITENRFKTNKLSATVYILNIETEEGKISKKLFIE from the coding sequence ATGAAAAATACTTTTTTATTAGTATTTGAATTTGGGGGAATTCAATACTTATCAAAAAAAAGCACAAAAGTTATATGCTTTTTTGTAATTCTATTCTTTTTAAGTTTTAATATTCAATCGCAAACCATACCAAGTACAGGTTCTTCTGCAACAACCTGTGGAGACTGTACACCTACTGGTTGGTTAGATACTGGTGGAACACCAGATATTTCTGGAAGATTAGTTTCTGGAGGAGAAGGTTCTACTGGTGGTGGTGCAACATGGAACAGTTCTCCTTTACCTTTACCTCCCACTGGTCATACCACTTGGATATCTATTCGTGATGTTGGACCAGATTATCCAGAAGAATCTGTAACTGCAAAAATTGGAGGCTTAATACCTAATAAATTTTATACAGTTACAGTTTATGCGATGACAAGTATAAGTAACCAAGATGGTGGAACTGGTAACAACGTATATTATGCTGGCACTTATATGGATAAGTTTGATTATCAAATCGATACAAATCCAAGACAAACAATTATTGCGATATCGAAAGAATCTTGGTCAGTTGCAAAAACTTTTTTTGTTGGTACTCCAGATATTAATGGAGAAGTTTCTTTAACTTTTTTTCCAAGAAATGATGGTGGTTTTACTGCTGCTAATCAAAATACCCAATTATTAGAAGAAGTTAACATTGCCGTAGAAATTAATGCTGTAGATGAAGTAGATACCGACAAAGATGGTATCCCTGACACCATAGACATCGATGACGATAATGATGGTATTTTAGACACAGTAGAAACAACAGTTAGTGGAACATATTATAACCCTTTAGGAGATGAAGATGGAGATGCTTTACCAAATTATTTAGATAACAGAGATGATGGAACTGGAGATGGAAGTAGTACAAGTTACGACGATATTAATGGAGATGGAATTCCAAATATTTTTGATTTCGATAACGATGGTATTCCTAACCACTTGGATTTAGATGCCGACAACGATGGTATTCCAGATATTATCGAAGCTCAATCTACAACTGGCTACATACCTCCTTCAGGAATTGTTGGTGCCAACGGTTTAGATAGTGCTTACGAAGCTGGTAATGATACTACTGCAGCCAATGGTTTAGGAGGACTTAATGGAACTGGCTTAATTAATTTTGAAAGTACTGGAAACCCAGATTATTTAGATTTAGATTCTGATGGAGATGGAGTTTCAGATACCATAGAAGCAAACATTACACTTACAGGAAATATAGGAAACAATGGTTTAGATAGTGCTTACGACAATGGAGATACCTATACAGATCCGAATGGTAGTTTCGACAATACACAGCTTAATAACTTTCCGAATACAAATGGAGCAGATTCTCCAGATGATGTAAACTGGAGAGATGCAACTGTTGCCACTGGAAAAGATACAGATGGAGATGGAATTCCAGACTCTGTTGATATTGATGATGATAATGATGGAATAATAGATACTGTAGAATGCACAACAGTAAATGTGGCAGCCACCAATGCTTCAGCCATTCAAAGTCAAACAGGAGTCGTAAATTCAGCAAATGCACTCGGTTCAAATAACGCAAGGGCTCAATTAGATCAAGAATCCGATATTTTAACTATAGATTTAGGAAGAATTGTACCCAAAAATACAATTATAGAAATTGAATCTAGAGTTACAGGTACTATTAATCATATTATGAAGTTGCAACAATCTATAGCAACAACAACGAATAGCTTTACAAATCCTAAAATTTATAATTGGATAGCTACAAACTTAGAACAAAACAAACAATATAAATTAGTAAAAGATGCACGTTATATAAGAATTACATTAGAAGTAGATGCTGGAGCAGGTAATTTAGAAATAGACAATGTTAAATATCAAGGATTTACTGTAGCATGTGATACAGATGGAGATGGAATCCCCAATATTATAGATTTAGATTCCGATAACGATGGAATACCAGATAATATAGAAGCACAATCTACTTTAGGTTATCTAGCACCCTCAGGATCTGTTGGAGCAAATGGATTATATAGTATTTATGAAAACAACGATTCTGCAGGAGCAACTGGTTTAGGTGGTGCAGGAGGAACAGGTATAATAAATACAGACAGTGCAAACGATACAATTCCAGACTACTTAGACACAGATTCAGACAACGATGGCACTTTAGATAGAATCGAAGCAAATAACTCTATAAGTGGTGTTTTTGGAAAAAATGGTTTAGATAAAAATTATGAATCCGCAGATAATTATGCAGATGCAAATGGAACTTTCGATAACTCACAAGGAGATAATTTCCCAGATGCAGATGCAGATGTAAACTCAGGTGGAGATGTAGATTACAGAGACGCAGACTCTTCTTTTAAAGATAATGATAATGATGGAATACCAGATTCCGTAGATTTAGACGACGATAACGATGGTATTTTAGACAGCGTAGAAGGTGATGAAACCTTTTGTTTTAATGCTACTTTAGTATCTCAAACAGGAGTAACAAATAGTGCAAATATATTAGGCTCTCCAAATGGTAATTTTGGAGAAATAAATACAAATGGTAATGTTTTTACATTAGATTTTGGAAAAATATATCCTGCTGGAACTCAGTATAGAGTAGTCTGGAAAAGATCTACTGTTCCTACATCAGGAACAGCAATAATGGTTTTAAGTGAATCTGCTAATAACACCACTTATACAACACACCCAAACCCACCACAATCATCTCAAAGTGCCGTTTTCGAAACAGATATCGTAACTTCTAATATCGCATTTAGATACATTAGAGTTACAAAAAGCACACCACCAAGTGTAGTAGATTTTTTTGTAGATGCTATTGGTGTAAACTGTACTTTAGACACAGATGCAGATGGGGTTCCTAATTATTTAGATTTAGATTCCGATAACGATGGAATACCAGATAATATAGAAGCACAAACCACAGTAGGCTATATACTACCTAATGGAATTTTTAGCACTAATGGTGTAGATACTGCATATACAGGAGGTTTAACTCCAGAAGACACAGATGGAGATACTCTAAAAGACTATTTAGAAAATGACTCCGATAATGATGGTATTTTAGATAATATTGAAGCTAATTTAGTTTTATCTGGTATTTATGGCACAAATGGTTTAGATAATAATTACGATAATGGAGACAACTACACAGATGTTAATGGTAGTTTCGATAACTCTCAAGCAAATAATTTTCCTGATGCAGATGGAGACGTTTTCTCTGGTGGAGATGTAGATTATAGAGACGATACTTTTACAAATGATAAAGATGGAGATGGCATTAGCAATCAAGTAGATTTAGATGATGATAATGATGGTATTTTAGACGCTTTAGAAATTGGTTCATGTACACCAACAACTGCTCCTTATGTTTGGGAAAACTTATACCAAGTTACTTCTCCTAATGGAACTTTAGTTACAAATGGAGATGACCCAATAAGTGCAGCAACAAAAAATGTAAATAATGTAAATGTAACACTATCAAGAACCTCAAATGTTTCAAGCGATAGTAATTATAGAGTAAATGATAACATTACCACAAATAGTTCTTTAAATTTTCATCAAAGAGGTATTATAAGTGGTCTTTCTAGAACTAATTTCGATTTTAGTGACCCTGTATTTGGTTTATCTTTTACAATCTACGATATAAATATAGATAATGCTCAAACAATAGACAATGTAGAAATCTTTATAACCAAACAAGATGGTACAAGATACTTATTACAACCAGCAGACTATAGCACAGTAGGTAAAACTTTTACATTTAATACAACTACTAGAAATTTTACGGGTAGTGGAACTATTGGTACCACAGGCACAACTACAAATTTAACAATTAATGCAATTGCTGCATGGATTATTAAAATGCAAATTGTGTATAAGAATTCAGGTACAGGAACAATTTCAGGCCACCAAGATATCGCTTTAGGTAACTTAAATTTCTGTACACCTTTAGATAGCGATTCAGATGGCGTTTTCGATTACATAGATTTAGATTCAGACAACGATGGTATTCCAGATAATTTCGAAGCCCAATCTACAGCTAGTTACATACCTCCTACTGGAAGTTTTAGCAGTACAGGAATAGATTTAGCTTATGGTATGGGAGTTACACCTCAAAACACAGATGCTACAGCAACAACAGGTGCAGATACAATTCCAGATTACCTAGATTTAGATTCAGATGGAGATGGAACATTCGACATTTTAGAATCTGGTTTAACAACAATTACCCCAAATTCTAGTGGTAGAGCAACAGGTGCTGTAGGCTCCAATGGTTTATTAAACACATTAGACAATGGAGACACTTATAACGATGTTAATGGTAGTTTTGACAACACAGTAAAAGATAATTTTACAGATGGAGATGGAGACGTAAATATTGGAGGAGATTTAGATTATAGAGATATCGTAATTGGAGTTGATACAGATAAAGACGGTATTCCTAATGCAGATGATATAGACGATGATAATGATGGAATTTTAGACGTAGATGAATTAGCACCATTTGCAACTACAGCTAACATCACTTATCAATTTACAGGTACAATAGACGGAAGTAGAGATAGAAATGCTCCAAATAATTTAAATAGAGATTTTGTTTTCGGAGATAATTTTGGGTTTTCTGTTACTTTTAATACTGCACAACCTATAAGAATAAAGTCTGTTATAGGAGACCAAGATAATGGAAGAAATGCTGCTGTAACTGTAGATGGTAATACTGAAAACGTAGTAACAACTGCTGGTAATTTTAAATCTGTAATACAACAATCCTCAAGTTCAACAACACATTCAGTAAATTTTATTGGGGCAGATATTTCTGTTACACAAATAATCATTTATGATATTTATGATAACGTTATTGCTAAATTCGACCTTGGTACTTCAACTCCTAGCCCACTTGAATCAGGTTTTATTGCAGTAAACGAAACACTTACACCAACAACAATAACATACAATGCAATTCCTATTTCAGCAGATACAGATGGAGATGGCGTAAATAATCATTTAGACATCGATGCAGATAATGATGGTATTCCAGATAACATTGAAGCACAATCTACTGTTGGATACATTAGTCCAAGTGGTATGGGAGCTGGAATAACAGATACTAACAATAATGGTTTAGACGATAATTATGAAGTAGCTCAAGGAGGTACAGATATTTCTACAACACCAAGAAATACAGATAATGATTCTGGACCAGTAAATCCAGATTATTTAGATTTAGATTCAGATAATGATGGAATACCAGACATTCAAGAAAATGGAGATTCAGACAACGCAATTAGCGGAAACGACTCAGATGGAGATGGTTTAGATGATAATTTTGAAGGATCTAATATAAACGATGGATATGATGTGAACAACGAAATAAATACACCTTCAACAGATTTACCAGATGTAGATTCTGATGTAAATACAGATGATGTAGATTATAGAGATGACGATGTAGATCCTGTATCACCAGATTATACTGGAAATACTTTGTGGTTACGTGCAGATTTAGATATTGTAGGTGGTTCAAATGTAAGTCTTTGGAAAGATCAAACTACAAAAAACTTACCTACCCCAATAAATAGAGTAGAATTTACACAAACTGATGTTAATAAAAGACCTAATGCTACAACAAATTTATTAAACTTTAACCCAACAGTAACCTTTACACCTGCAAATGGAGATGGATTGGCTTATTCTGGAAATTTAAATCCTAGAACAATGTATATTGTTTATAACGATATTTCTAACACAAGTTGGGCAACACCTTTTACAAATGACGATGCAGATGGAATTGGTCATGGACATTCAAATGACACTCAAATTTACAACGCAACTTATACTCCATTAGCTGTGAGAAATGGTTTAGAATATGTAAATGGTTTAGCTACAGATTTTTTAACAAAAGATAGACCAGATACTTTTGAACAGCAAACTCGTATATACACTGCTAATATATCCAACGAAAATAGAAATTATTTTGTAGGTAACGATAGAGGTTACACCAACAGAGTAATTAATGGTAGTGTTGCCGAAATTATATTATATAGTGATGCACATTCAGATGCAAGAAAACAACAAGTAGAAACCTACCTAGCAATTAAATATGGTTTTACTCTAAATAATTCCAATAGCTCTTCTGTAACAGATGGAGATTATGTTTTAACTGGTGGATCTCCAAAAGTTTGGGACTATACAGCTAACAGCACGTTTCACAATGATGTAGCAGGTATTGGTAGAGACGATGCCATGGTTTTAAACCAAAAACAATCAAAATCTGTAAATTCAGATGCTATTATTACTATTGGTTTAACAGCAATTTCTGCAACAAATGCCGCAAATACAAATTCATTCTCATCAAATAAAGATTTCCTAGTTTGGGGAAATAACAATGGAGTTATTAACACCACAACAGAAACAGAACTAATTTGTGCTCCAGAAAAAACAATCGGTAGAACTTGGAAAATTGTTGAAAACGGAAGCGTTGGTTCAACTCAGGTTGCCGTTAATAAAGCAATTATAGACGGTGCTTTAACAACTCCAAACACAATAAAAGTTTTAAAAGTTGCAGATAACGCATCATTTACTACAAACGTTAATTATGTTCCATTAACAAGTACAACCATAAATTTAGAAGCAGTTTACGCTGCTAACTATAATTTTAATGGCGTAAAATACTTTACGTATTCAGAAATTAATGGAATTTTCTGGAATGGAGATGCAAATACTTGGACAGGTGGAAATAGTGCTACAGTAACTGGAGGACCAAGTACAAACGCTGCAGACACAAACAAAGTAATGGTTATAGATTCGCAAACATCTCTTACACACGCTGTTCTAAATGAAAATGTAGAAGTAGAATGTGTTTGGATTAAAGCAAACTCTAAACTAATGGTTTCTAACAATAGATATTTAGAATTTGATGAAGATTTTATTTTAGATGGAGAAATTAAATTAATTGGAGATGGTCAGTTAATTCAAACCCACTCAGGATTATCGAATGTACAAGGTTCAGGTAAGCTATATAGAGATCAAGAAGCTGTTGTGCCTAGTGTTTATAGATATCACTACTGGTCTTCTCCTGTTAGAGAATATAGTTTAGATACCTATAGAGTTGGAGAGGTAATGAAAGATGGTAGCACACCAACCTCTGCATCTTCTACAATTACAAATATCAATTGGATTTCTTTAGATCAACCAGGAGAACCGAATCGTGGTTTAGATGGTGTTCCAGGAGTTCCTGGTGTTACTCCAATAAAAATTTCAACATTTTGGATTTACACTTATTTAAATGGCACAAGCCAAGCAGATTATGTAAGAAAACTTGAAACAGGTACTATAGAAAGAGGTCAAGGATATACTATGAAAAGTACTGGACAAAATCCACAGAATTTTACATTTGTAGGAACTCCAAACGATGGTTCTATTACATTTAATATCAACCCAGGTACTACAAACTTATTAGGAAACCCATACCCAAGTGCTTTAGATGCAACAGATTTTATTAATACAAATATTAATGAAATAGATGGAACCCTTTATTTCTGGGAGCATACAGGAGAAGATAAAGAAAATCCAGCAACTACAGAGGGGCATAATTTAACAGGATATCAAGGTGGTTATTCTCAAAGAAATATTTCTATGGGTATTGCTGCAAATAGTGTTGGAAGTATTCCTCCATTAGTATATGACTGGACAAATGCAGTAGTAAGTGGATCATCAATTACACAAACTGTAGATGGTATAACAACCACTGTAACCAAATCTTCAGGCAGTATAAATTTACTTCCAAATCCATTAGGTGTTGGTGGAACTTTAGGAAATGTAATTGGAGATGTAGGTTTATCTACAAGTACCTACGATGTAACTTTTACGTTTGATAAAACTGTAGATGTTAAAAGCATCTTTTTATTTAACAATGTAGTTCTTCCTCTAACAAACCCTACAGTAACCATTACTCCAAATAATGGAGAAGCTCCTATAAATCAATTGTTAAGTGGAGTAACAGGACAAGAAGTTAATTTAAACTGGGAAGATCTTTCTGGCTTTACAATTACCACGAATAATCCTTATAATTTAATAATAGATAATTTAAAATTTGCTAGAGGAAATTTACCCAGTCTTGGAGATGGAGTTTACCATGCTCCTAATAGATATATTCCTGTAGGACAAGGATTTTTTGTATCTGCATCTAATACAGGAGGTACAGTTAGATTCGAAAATTCGCATAGGAATTATCAAGACAATAATTTTGCAAGTGGTGGCACTTTCTTTTTTAAGAGTTCAAGTAAAAAATCTCATAAAAAAGCATCTCAAGAAAACAGCGATTTATTACCAATTTTAAAACTTGGCTTTAATTATGATGCAGGTGGAGGAATTAAATATCACAGGCAAATAGGAATATCATTTAGAAAAACAAACTCTTTTGAATATGATAATGGCTATGATAGTGAAATTTACGATTTACACGACACCGATTTCTATTGGCATTTTCCAAATTATTCAGATAAAAAACTAATTATTGCAGGGATTTCAGAAATTAAAAATTCTTTAGAAGTTCCTTTAAATATTGTTTTAGGTTCTAACAGTCCATTTGAAATACAAATAGACGAAGCTAAAAATATCAACAGAGATGTTTATTTATTAGATAAATTAACAAACACTTATTACGAAATAAGCCCAGAAACTACAGAATTAAATATTGGGTCTGGAACCTATACAGATCGTTTCTATATTACTTTCTCTAAACAAAATGTGTTAAATACAGAAGATGTAAACCTTTTAAATAAAGAACTTACAATCTTTATGGACAATACTTCCAAAGAAGTAGTTATTCAAAATAACAAATTACTTAAAATTAAGAAAGTTGCCTTATTTAATGTTTTAGGCCAAAAAGTTCGTGAATGGAAAAATATAGACAATATTACAGAAAACAGATTTAAAACAAACAAGCTTTCTGCAACTGTATATATTTTAAATATTGAAACTGAAGAAGGTAAAATATCTAAGAAACTATTTATTGAATAA